A window of the Desulfobacteraceae bacterium genome harbors these coding sequences:
- a CDS encoding iron transporter codes for MTPDNIFSPLAAAVAAGSRKGWHGFLWMLKILVPISFGTALLVYSGVLHQLDFVLKPLMGVLGLPAMAALPLVAGLLTGIYGGIAAITVLPFTAAQMTLIAIFLLISHNIVQEAIIQGKSGLHPLKATAFRLVVSCLTVVLVSRLVGGDAVVIGPQAQVVTASASFMEMIAAWCRETAWLTVKIFLIIMPLMILLEAMKRFHLIQYLVKLMGPLLTVMGVDRRVGLLWLTAAIFGLSYGAAVIVEEAREGQFSPEELSRLQLSIGVNHSMIEDPALFLPLGLSPFWLWVPRLVAAILVVHLYNLWRYFLRHRLKAAAAAMGSQPLSK; via the coding sequence TCCTTTGGCAGCGGCTGTCGCCGCCGGCAGCCGCAAGGGATGGCATGGCTTTCTCTGGATGCTGAAGATCCTGGTCCCGATTTCATTCGGCACCGCCTTGCTGGTTTACAGCGGCGTACTTCACCAGCTGGACTTTGTGCTGAAACCCCTGATGGGGGTACTGGGCCTTCCCGCCATGGCCGCCCTGCCGCTGGTGGCCGGACTGCTGACCGGAATTTACGGGGGCATCGCCGCCATTACGGTCCTGCCTTTCACCGCGGCCCAGATGACCCTGATCGCGATTTTCCTTCTGATCTCCCACAACATCGTTCAGGAGGCCATCATCCAGGGGAAATCCGGTCTCCACCCCCTCAAGGCCACCGCCTTCCGGCTGGTGGTCTCCTGCCTGACGGTGGTCCTCGTGTCCCGTTTGGTCGGCGGGGATGCGGTTGTGATCGGGCCCCAGGCCCAAGTCGTGACTGCCTCGGCTTCCTTCATGGAGATGATCGCCGCCTGGTGCCGTGAAACCGCGTGGCTGACGGTTAAAATTTTCCTGATCATCATGCCGCTCATGATCCTGCTGGAGGCCATGAAACGCTTCCACCTGATTCAGTACCTGGTGAAGCTCATGGGGCCCCTGTTGACGGTGATGGGGGTGGACCGCAGGGTCGGGCTGCTGTGGCTGACGGCGGCGATTTTCGGGCTTTCCTATGGGGCGGCGGTGATTGTGGAGGAGGCCCGGGAGGGCCAATTCTCGCCCGAGGAGCTCTCGCGCCTGCAGCTTTCCATCGGAGTCAATCACTCCATGATCGAGGATCCCGCTCTTTTTCTGCCGCTGGGCTTGAGCCCTTTCTGGCTGTGGGTGCCGCGCCTGGTGGCGGCCATCCTGGTGGTTCATCTTTACAATCTATGGCGTTATTTTCTTCGCCACCGCCTGAAGGCCGCCGCGGCCGCCATGGGGTCGCAGCCGCTGTCCAAATAG